CCGGTCCTGGCGGTGCTCGTCGTGCTGACCGCGGTGACCGCGCTGGTGACGCTCACCGGCGTGGTCGAGCATTCCGACGTGCCGGTCCGGAAGTTGGTGAAGGCGAGCCTGTTCCTTGCCGTCCGCCGCCCGCATCTCACCGCCGTGTCGCTCACGGTGCTGTGGGTGTTGAGCGCGGCGGTCGCCGCTGTGCCCGTGCCGGCGCTCGCGCTGTTGACCGGCCCGGCGCTCTACGTCGTCTGGGTGGGCAGCCGCGCGACCCTGAGGCCCATCCGCGCCGCGTGGTCCACGACCGACCCGCGCGCCGTCGCGACGCGGTGACCCGCGTCGCCGTCCCGTCACCCGTCCTGAGGGAGAACCATGTCCGCGGAAGCTGACCGCGCCGCACCGACCACCGACCACCTGGCCGTGGCCTGGGACGCCGCCGTGGCGACCGTCCGGCGCAACATCGCCGACTTCACCACCTGGTACCCGGACGACACGACCACCGCGGGCGTGTACCGGCCGCGCACGCCGCGCGCCGGCCAACCCGAAGGGACCAACGTCGGGTGGACCACCGGCTTCTGGCCGGGGATGTTGTGGCTGGTCTGGGAGGGAACCGGCGACGAGGACGTGCGACGGGCCGCTCAACGCCAGGTCGACAGCTTCTCCGACCGCGTCCGGCGCGAAATCGACCTCGACACCCACGACCTCGGTTTCCTCTACACGCTGTCCTGCGTGACACCGTGGCGCCTGGAGGGTGACGAACAGGCCCGTGACGCCGCGCTGAAGGCCGCGGACCACCTGATGGACCGCTTCCTGGAACCGGCGGGCATCATCCAGGCATGGGGCGACCTGCAGAACCCCCTGCAACGCGGCCGCACCATCATCGACAGCCTGATGAACCTGCCGCTGCTGTACTGGGCGGCCGAGACGACCGGCACCCCGTCGTTCCGCGACGCCGCCATCCGCCACACCGAGCAGTTGCGGCGGCACATGATCCGCCCGGACGGCACCACCTTCCACACCTTCTACTGGGACACCGACACGGGTGAACCGCTGCGCGGCGCGACCGAGCAGGGCCACCAGGACGGCTCCTGCTGGGCACGCGGCCAGGCGTGGGGCATCTACGGGTTCGCCCTGGGCCATCGGCACGTCGGTGAGCCGTCGTTCCTCGACGCGGCCCGGCGCTGCGCCGACTACTTCCTCACCCACCTGCCGGACGACCGCGTCGCCTACTGGGACCTCGTGTTCACCGACGGCAGTGGACAGGAACGCGACTCCTCGGCCGCCGCCATCGCCGTGTGCGGCCTCTACGAACTCGCCGAGCAGATCGACGACTTCGACACCGCCCTGCGCTACCGCGCTGAGGCCGACGCCATCCTCGCCAGCCTGACCTCTGCCTACTCGACCGCGCACGACCCCGGCTCCACCGCGCTGCTGCTACACGGTGTCTACGACAAGCCCAAGAACGTCGGTGTCGACGAGGGAAACCTCTGGGGCGACTACTTCTTCCTCGAAGCCCTGTCCCGCCGCCTGCGGCTCGACTGGCACAGTTGCTGGTGAAGCGCCGACCGGCGTGACGGAGAAGGGCGGGCGCGTCAGGCACCCGTCCTTCCCTCCGGCGTCGGTGGCGTGTAGTCGTTGATCAGGCCGCCCAGGACCGGTCGGCGGGCATCGACGTGCGGCGCGGCTCTGCGGTCGGCGGTGGTTTTGGTGAGGGCGTCCTACGGGGTCGCCCCTGACGAAACGTCGCCCGTGCAGTGGTCGTGCAGAACTGCGCGTACTGCTGGTAGCGCCAAGCCGCAGTGACTCCGCGGCCCGGCTTCGGTGGTACCCACGGTGTCCACTGTTGTTGGATCGTCGATGACAACGCATGTTGTGTGTCGTTTTTCGTTTTCTTTCGATTGACATCGTTGGCGAACTCTGGACATCCCGGTGAGGGCCACGTTACGGTCATGGAACCGATGTTTGCGTAAACAGCATCGCGCGCTCCCACCAGAGCCGCCATCTCGACCAGTGGTCACATCCCGGTCCAGCCCTTTGCACCGTCATGGGGAGAGCTGCCATGTTCGTCTCCTCGCCACCCGCATGCCCTTGGCGTCAGTCGTGACCTCGGCCTGGCCCAGGGTCGCGATCGGCGACGGGGACCCCACCGCACCAAGCGGTTGCACGGCCTGGCTCCCCGATCCCGTCCGCGCACTGACCGAGCTGTACCGCACACCGGTGCACCGCCATCCCCACCTGACCACGACGCTCGCAAGTGAAGGTTCGACGCGAACTCACACCTAGTGATGGGACGTTCCATGACACCGATCGCGACCTCGTTGAGGCGGTCGATGAGCACCCTCGCGGTGATTGCACTGACCGCGGCGGCGAGCCTCGTCGCCACCGCACCGACCGCCACGGCCGCCACCAGCCAGTTCCGGGGCATGAACTGGGCGGTGCAGGGCGACAACTTCAGCACCGGCACGCTCGTGGTGCAGGGCCTGAGCCAGTCAGACAGCTACGCGACCGTGCGGGCCAAGGCCAACGCCCTCTACGACGACATGGCCGCGACGATGGGGGTCAACACGGTCCGGCTGCCGATCAACACCCACACGGTGGCCGACACGACCTGGTGGAACGCGTACCGCGGTGCGATCGACGCCGCCACCGCCCGCGGGTTCAAGGTCATCCTGGCCTACTGGGAGGACGGCGCCGCCTCCGGCGGCCGGATCACCAACCTCGCCGCGTGGAACACCATGTGGTCCAGCGTGACCTACACCTACGGCTCCAACGGCAACGTCTACTTCGAGCCGATGAACGAGCCGCACGGCTACAGCTCGACGGACTGGCGCAACGTGGCGGCCAACTGGCTCGCCTACCACACGTCGGCGGTACCGAGTCGGGTGCTCATCGGTGGCACCGGCTACAGCCAGGACCTGCGCGACATCTGCAACGACAGCCGCTTCAACTCCACGCTGCTGTCGTTCCACCACTACGCCTTCTTCTACAGCCCGATGACCTACGACGCCTTCCGCGGCCACATCCAGACGCGCCTGGGCAACTGCGCCTCCCGCGCGGTCGCGACCGAGTTCGGCGCGCCGATGTCCACCGGCCTCGACTACAGCGACGCGAACAGCGCCGACAACTTCGTGCGCCACATCCGCGCCATGGCGCAGGTCATGCGGGACAACAACATGGGCGGCACCTACTGGCCCGCCCTCGGCGGCAAGCCCGGCACCATCGGCTACGACTGGTACTCGATGTACGCGCTGAGCGGCAGCGGCACCGACCTCGACCTGACCATCCGCAACACCTCAGGTGCCGAACGGGTCCGGTACGCCTGGGGTGACGGCACCACGACTCCCACGACGTACTACCGGGTTGACGTGCGGCACAGCGGCAAGGCCATGGACGTCCAACAGCCGAACACCGACAACGGCGCACGCGTCGGCCAGCACGCCTACGACGGCAACGCGTGGCAGCAGTGGCGGTTCCAGGACGCCGGCAGCGGCTACTGGCGCCTCGTCAGCCGTCACAGCGGCAAGTGCCTCGACGTGGTGGGCGCCTCCACCGCCGACGGCGCCGAGCTCGTCCAGTACACCTGCGGCACAGGCACCAACCAGCAGTTCCAGATGGTGCCCAACGGCAGCTACTTCCAGCTCCGGGCACGCCACAGCGGCAAGTGCGTGGACGTACCGGCCGCCTCGACCGCCAACGGCGCGATCCTCAAGCAGTACACGTGCAACACCGGCACCAACCAACAGTGGTCCCGGACGGCCGTCTGACCACGACACCGGTGATGACCGCGGTATGAACGTCGAACGTCCCGCAACTCCACGGCGGGACGTTCGACGTCCTCCGCTCGACCTCACTGCCGTCGCGGAGCTCACCCGGTCCGCGATCCTCGCCCTGCCCAACGTCCTGGTCGCCCCGCACCTGGCCGGCGCCCGGGGACGCGAGCTGCGTCGCCTCGGCGAGTTCGCCGTGGCCGAGGTGGGCCGGTTCACCAGGGGTGCGCCGCTGCTCGGCCAGGTGGAGCCCCGGCAGCTCCCGTACAGCGCCTGGGCTCGGATGAGCGGAGGTGGGGCGCCCATGACGGCGGGTTGGTGGTCGCCTGCCTGGTCGGTTGTGCCGAGGTTTGCGCACCAGGTCCCGATGCGCCGGTGCTGTGGGACGCGGTGCACCCGTGGCGGGCGGGTGAGCCGCCTGCCCGGACCAGGTGGGTGCTGGGGAACACTTCGGTTACTTCCAGGTTGAGGACGTGGCCGGGGGAGAGCCGACCCCGGTGCCGCCGGGTGAGGGTGCCGTGCCGCTGGAGGAGTGCGGGCGGTTGCTGCGGTCGTGGTCGGGCTGGGTCTCCCTGGACTGGGACCGCGCGTGGTACCCCGGTACGGTCCCGGTGCCGTTGCGCGCCACCGGGTCCTGGTTCGAGCGGTGGTGCCCACCCGCGTGACCGGTCGGGTGGGCGCCACCGCTGCGCCTCGGACGACGGTCGGCCGGCCTGCTGCGTCGTAGGTCAGGCGGGTGATGCCCAGCAGGGCGGCCCCGTTGTCGGCGTAGTAGTGGTAGAACAGGACGTCGCCGTCGGTGTCGGCGAGCACGGCCTGGTGACCCGGGCCGTGGACGCCGCCGTGGCCGGCGAGGATCTGCGTGCCGCCGCCGGAGGTCATGGGCACGCCGTCGCGGTCGACGTAGGGGCCGGTGACCCTGGTGGAGCGGCCGACCATGTCCGGTAGGTGCTCGACGCGCCGCGGCAGCACATGTCCCAGGAGACGTACTGGTAGTAGTTGCCGCGCTTGACGATGAACGGCGCCTCGATCGCGGTCTCGCTGCCGCCCCGGTT
This region of Saccharothrix longispora genomic DNA includes:
- a CDS encoding glycoside hydrolase family 88 protein; translated protein: MSAEADRAAPTTDHLAVAWDAAVATVRRNIADFTTWYPDDTTTAGVYRPRTPRAGQPEGTNVGWTTGFWPGMLWLVWEGTGDEDVRRAAQRQVDSFSDRVRREIDLDTHDLGFLYTLSCVTPWRLEGDEQARDAALKAADHLMDRFLEPAGIIQAWGDLQNPLQRGRTIIDSLMNLPLLYWAAETTGTPSFRDAAIRHTEQLRRHMIRPDGTTFHTFYWDTDTGEPLRGATEQGHQDGSCWARGQAWGIYGFALGHRHVGEPSFLDAARRCADYFLTHLPDDRVAYWDLVFTDGSGQERDSSAAAIAVCGLYELAEQIDDFDTALRYRAEADAILASLTSAYSTAHDPGSTALLLHGVYDKPKNVGVDEGNLWGDYFFLEALSRRLRLDWHSCW
- a CDS encoding RICIN domain-containing protein, encoding MTPIATSLRRSMSTLAVIALTAAASLVATAPTATAATSQFRGMNWAVQGDNFSTGTLVVQGLSQSDSYATVRAKANALYDDMAATMGVNTVRLPINTHTVADTTWWNAYRGAIDAATARGFKVILAYWEDGAASGGRITNLAAWNTMWSSVTYTYGSNGNVYFEPMNEPHGYSSTDWRNVAANWLAYHTSAVPSRVLIGGTGYSQDLRDICNDSRFNSTLLSFHHYAFFYSPMTYDAFRGHIQTRLGNCASRAVATEFGAPMSTGLDYSDANSADNFVRHIRAMAQVMRDNNMGGTYWPALGGKPGTIGYDWYSMYALSGSGTDLDLTIRNTSGAERVRYAWGDGTTTPTTYYRVDVRHSGKAMDVQQPNTDNGARVGQHAYDGNAWQQWRFQDAGSGYWRLVSRHSGKCLDVVGASTADGAELVQYTCGTGTNQQFQMVPNGSYFQLRARHSGKCVDVPAASTANGAILKQYTCNTGTNQQWSRTAV